TCGTACAGCTGTGAAAACTGCTGATGTAGCACTGACAGGTACGGAAGTTGAAACTGCTCAAGCTGCTTTCCAAGCTGCTTCCAAAAAGCTGGACAAGGCCGTAACTAAAGGTCTGGTTCATAAAAATGCGGCTGCCCGCAAAAAATCCCGCTTGGCGAAGAAATTGAACGCTCTTAAGGCTCAAGCCTAGGACGACATTCATAATGAGCAATTGAAGAACCTGACCGCTATGTTTCATACGGTTGGGTTTTTTTGTGTCTACTATTATTATCAATAGTTTTCTATAAACATGTAATTGAACCGTTTCTACACTCCTCTTTTAAAATCACAAAAAAACCGCTCTTTGATAAAATGGAGGTATTACCCAACCATTTCAAAAGGAACGGTTTCACTTCAAATTCCAATCATTTCGTTCAAGCACCTAACCGCAGCATAAACAGCTCCAGACCAAGTACTTTATCTATAGCTCCTGTCTTCATCTTATAATCCAAATCAGCGAGTGCACTTAAAATTTGCCGCAGACGTTCACTTGAGAACTTATGGGCCTGCTCACCTGCAAGCTTAACAGCATAAGGATGAAGTCCGATCTGCGAAGCAATCTGACCTTGCGAATAACTATGTGCCGATAAATCCTTAACCTGCAAAATAATTCGGAACTGCCGCGCAATCAGCGCAGCAATCTTAATGGGTTCTTCTCGCTGCTTCAACAGCTCATACAGCGTATCAAGCGCCTTATCTAGACGCAGATTAGCGATATCCTCTACAAGCGTAAACACATTTTGTTCCGTTCCGCGATGCACAAGACTCTCTACTGCTTCTGCGTCTACGGTTCCGCCCTTACCAGCGAACAGACAAAGCTTGTCCATTTCAGCAGATAAGCCCTGCAAACCTGTCCCTGCATTAGTGATAAGAATCTCTGCGGTGCCAGGTGCCATCGTACAACCTCGCTCACGAATCCCTTTCTCTACCCAGCGCAGCAGTTCTTCTGCCCCTAGCGGGTTGAAAGCTAATACCGTACCCGCCGTTTTAACAGTCTTCACAATTTTCTTACGCTCGTCCAGCTTGTCATTATTCACCATAAAGACGATCACACTGAAATCTACAGGATGCTGCAAATAATCACTTAAAATATCTATACGATGCTCAAGTTTGGCATTTTCTTTTCCCGCTGTAAATAACGATGCGTCCCGCACCAGCAATAATTTACGTTCTACCATAAAAGGTACAGTCTCAGCTTCTTCTACCACAGCCTGCACCGGCGTCTCAGAGAGATCAAAGGGAATAACCGCAAAATCACGATCCTCTTTGGCAATCAGCTGATCTTCCAGCAATGCCGCAAATTCATTCATTCGAAATTTTTCACTGCCGTACAAAAGGTACAGCGGTGAGATTTTCCCTTGTTTGATTTCTTTTATCGCCGTTTTGGCATCCATTCCGCCACTTCCTTTTCCATTCATCTAGCCCAATTTGCCCAGAGTCTTATTGTAGCAAAAAAAGCGACATAAATGCACATGCAAAAACGGAGAAACTCTGGCAGCCATGGCCAAAGCCCCTCCGTTTAAGCGGCGCATCTATATAAACGTCGGAGTGAGAAGCCCTAGAAACTTCCCATCCGACGGTCATACCGATGTTCTGCAAATCCTATACTTTCTAGTTCCTGTCCGGTTGCTATAGTATATTCCGAAACTTCGAAAAATGTTCCAACCTCACTTTAATTTGTTGACAATGAAGTTGGTGTACTCTCTGGTGTTGCCGATGGCGACGCAGCTGGAGTAGAAGAGGTAATCCCTGCTTTTTGCACAGTGTACACCTTGGTA
The window above is part of the Paenibacillus sp. FSL K6-0276 genome. Proteins encoded here:
- the rpsT gene encoding 30S ribosomal protein S20, which produces MPNIKSAVKRVNTNEKRRALNASQKSALRTAVKTADVALTGTEVETAQAAFQAASKKLDKAVTKGLVHKNAAARKKSRLAKKLNALKAQA
- the holA gene encoding DNA polymerase III subunit delta produces the protein MDAKTAIKEIKQGKISPLYLLYGSEKFRMNEFAALLEDQLIAKEDRDFAVIPFDLSETPVQAVVEEAETVPFMVERKLLLVRDASLFTAGKENAKLEHRIDILSDYLQHPVDFSVIVFMVNNDKLDERKKIVKTVKTAGTVLAFNPLGAEELLRWVEKGIRERGCTMAPGTAEILITNAGTGLQGLSAEMDKLCLFAGKGGTVDAEAVESLVHRGTEQNVFTLVEDIANLRLDKALDTLYELLKQREEPIKIAALIARQFRIILQVKDLSAHSYSQGQIASQIGLHPYAVKLAGEQAHKFSSERLRQILSALADLDYKMKTGAIDKVLGLELFMLRLGA